The proteins below come from a single Beutenbergia cavernae DSM 12333 genomic window:
- a CDS encoding UvrD-helicase domain-containing protein produces MTLVDDAARSRIATDTSSSLFVEAGAGSGKTRSLVERVGTLVMDDGVPLAQIAAITFTEKAGAELRDRLRGEFERVWRRARPGGPQEDPARSSLAERALEDLDGAAIGTLHSFAQRILARHPVEAGLPPLIEVSDEVASGVAFDERWSVLQRELLDDEEMAPRLLLAMAAGVTFDHLRSLARAFGADWDLIEGHVLRGASNDSALPDAAPLVDEAQALAARAAECTDPDDKLLTRLSEIRAWAQVLAAADGDPRRTYAALVALGEPRFGRVGRKTSWPDVDAVRAACTALVEHVSAAAAAFADAAVRPLARWIAARVVRDARARAAEGALEFHDLLVLARDLLRTREDVRSSLQAAYPRLLLDEFQDTDPIQVELAVRIAAGAEGGAGDWHDVRVPPGSLFVVGDPKQSIYRFRRADIRTFLDVRTWLGDVCSLTTNFRSAAPVLAWVNATFGELIQPVDGAQPAYEPLDAVRPPVGVGPAVTVLGAQPHQDLPRASAALLREREAADVAAVLLRAAGQGWTVHDPRGGEERELRWGDVAVLVPARTSLPFLVEALDAAGIPYRAESSSLVYSATEVRALMAAARAIADPGDQFSVVTALRSQVYGCGDDDLWSWKRDGGSFHLLAPADEDRADHPVAQGLAHLRTVHRWARWATPSEVLARVAADRRMFEVPADAPAHARDVWRRLRFVLDQARAWSEVSHGGLRAYLAWAARQADESSRVAEAILPETDVDAVRIMTIHAAKGLEFPLVVLSGLTSQQRRASGVRLLWTDDGYAVRLRQSVQTNDFTAAAPLDEQMDDHERRRLLYVGATRARDHLVVSLHRGPTAAATHARLLADAGGSGAGAHAFTAADDGAARPERAAAPAAPDHAAWAGRLEAARAASRRVATHSASGLEGTEPEVVFAHSATGRANAGDAVVDPGGGEGDALPGSAKGPRDLALPPWSKGRYGTAIGRAVHGVLQAVDLRVQLADAGELDAAVEAQARVEGVLEFADVVADLALSALASPLVQDAARREHWAETFVATLEPDGRVLEGVVDLLVRDADGAVTIVDYKTDAVPEAALGVRTEFYAPQLRAYARALRDAGADVRRAVLLFLAPDGAVEREVTLGL; encoded by the coding sequence ATGACGCTCGTCGACGACGCCGCCCGCTCGCGGATCGCCACCGACACGTCGTCCTCGCTGTTCGTCGAGGCCGGCGCCGGCTCCGGCAAGACCCGCTCGCTCGTGGAGCGCGTGGGCACGCTCGTGATGGACGACGGCGTCCCGCTGGCCCAGATCGCGGCCATCACGTTCACGGAGAAGGCCGGCGCGGAGCTGCGCGACCGGCTCCGGGGGGAGTTCGAGCGCGTGTGGCGGCGGGCGCGGCCGGGCGGACCGCAGGAGGATCCCGCCCGCTCGTCCCTGGCCGAACGGGCGCTCGAGGACCTCGACGGCGCCGCGATCGGCACGCTCCACTCGTTCGCGCAGCGGATCCTCGCCCGGCACCCGGTCGAGGCGGGTCTGCCGCCCCTGATCGAGGTGAGCGACGAGGTCGCGTCCGGTGTCGCGTTCGACGAGCGGTGGTCGGTGCTCCAGCGCGAGCTGCTCGACGACGAGGAGATGGCGCCCCGCCTGCTGCTCGCGATGGCGGCGGGCGTGACGTTCGACCACCTGCGCTCGCTCGCGCGCGCGTTCGGCGCGGACTGGGACCTCATCGAGGGCCACGTCCTGCGCGGCGCGAGCAACGACAGCGCCCTCCCGGACGCCGCGCCGCTCGTGGACGAGGCGCAGGCGCTCGCCGCGCGTGCCGCGGAGTGCACGGACCCGGACGACAAGCTGCTCACCAGGCTCTCCGAGATCCGGGCGTGGGCGCAGGTGCTCGCGGCCGCCGACGGCGATCCCCGCCGCACGTACGCGGCGCTCGTCGCGCTGGGGGAGCCGAGGTTCGGGCGGGTCGGGCGCAAGACGAGCTGGCCGGACGTCGACGCGGTGCGGGCCGCGTGCACCGCCCTCGTGGAGCACGTGAGCGCCGCCGCTGCCGCGTTCGCGGATGCCGCGGTCCGTCCGCTCGCCCGGTGGATCGCCGCACGCGTGGTGCGCGACGCACGCGCCCGCGCCGCCGAGGGCGCCCTGGAGTTCCACGACCTGCTCGTCCTCGCCCGCGACCTGCTCCGGACCCGCGAGGACGTGCGCAGCTCGCTCCAGGCGGCCTACCCACGTCTGCTCCTCGACGAGTTCCAGGACACCGACCCGATCCAGGTCGAGCTGGCGGTGCGCATCGCTGCCGGGGCCGAGGGCGGCGCCGGGGACTGGCACGACGTGCGCGTCCCGCCGGGGTCGCTCTTCGTCGTCGGCGACCCGAAGCAGTCGATCTACCGGTTCCGGCGCGCCGACATCCGCACGTTCCTCGACGTGCGCACGTGGCTCGGCGACGTGTGCTCGCTCACCACGAACTTCCGGTCGGCCGCGCCCGTTCTCGCCTGGGTCAACGCGACGTTCGGGGAGCTCATCCAGCCGGTCGACGGCGCCCAGCCCGCCTACGAGCCGCTGGACGCGGTGCGGCCCCCGGTGGGGGTCGGTCCGGCGGTGACGGTGCTCGGCGCCCAGCCGCACCAGGACCTGCCCCGCGCGAGCGCCGCGCTGCTGCGCGAGCGCGAGGCGGCCGACGTCGCGGCGGTGCTGCTGCGCGCGGCCGGCCAGGGCTGGACGGTCCACGATCCGCGCGGCGGCGAGGAGCGGGAGCTGCGGTGGGGGGACGTGGCGGTCCTCGTTCCCGCGCGGACGTCGCTGCCGTTCCTCGTCGAGGCGCTCGACGCCGCCGGGATCCCGTACCGGGCCGAGTCGAGCTCGCTCGTGTACTCCGCGACCGAGGTTCGCGCCCTCATGGCCGCCGCACGGGCGATCGCCGACCCCGGCGACCAGTTCTCCGTGGTCACCGCGCTGCGCTCGCAGGTCTACGGGTGCGGCGACGACGACCTGTGGTCGTGGAAGCGTGACGGCGGTTCGTTCCACCTGCTCGCGCCGGCCGACGAGGACCGAGCCGACCACCCGGTCGCACAGGGGCTCGCCCACCTGCGCACGGTGCACCGGTGGGCGCGCTGGGCGACGCCGAGCGAGGTCCTCGCGCGGGTCGCCGCCGACCGCCGCATGTTCGAGGTCCCGGCCGACGCACCCGCGCACGCGCGCGACGTCTGGCGCCGGCTCCGCTTCGTGCTGGACCAGGCCCGCGCCTGGAGCGAGGTCTCCCACGGCGGGCTCCGGGCCTACCTGGCGTGGGCGGCGCGGCAGGCCGACGAGTCCTCCCGGGTGGCGGAGGCGATCCTCCCGGAGACGGACGTCGACGCGGTGCGGATCATGACGATCCACGCGGCGAAGGGGCTCGAGTTCCCGCTCGTCGTGCTGTCCGGGCTCACGTCGCAGCAGCGTCGGGCGAGCGGCGTGCGCCTCCTGTGGACCGACGACGGGTACGCGGTGCGGCTGCGGCAGTCCGTGCAGACGAACGACTTCACCGCCGCGGCCCCGCTCGACGAGCAGATGGACGACCACGAGCGCCGCCGCCTGCTCTACGTCGGTGCGACTCGGGCGCGCGACCATCTCGTCGTGTCGCTGCACCGTGGGCCGACGGCGGCCGCCACCCACGCGAGGCTGCTGGCCGACGCGGGCGGGAGCGGCGCGGGAGCGCACGCGTTCACCGCGGCCGACGACGGCGCTGCTCGCCCCGAGCGCGCGGCGGCACCTGCCGCTCCCGACCACGCGGCGTGGGCGGGCCGCCTCGAGGCGGCCCGCGCGGCGTCCCGCCGGGTCGCGACGCACAGCGCGTCGGGCCTCGAGGGGACGGAGCCCGAGGTCGTCTTCGCGCACTCCGCGACGGGACGCGCGAACGCGGGGGACGCCGTCGTCGATCCCGGAGGAGGGGAGGGCGACGCGCTCCCGGGCAGCGCGAAGGGTCCGCGCGACCTCGCCCTGCCACCGTGGTCGAAGGGCAGGTACGGGACGGCGATCGGGCGGGCCGTGCACGGCGTGCTGCAGGCCGTGGACCTCCGCGTCCAGCTCGCCGACGCCGGCGAGCTGGACGCGGCCGTCGAGGCACAGGCGCGCGTCGAGGGCGTTCTCGAGTTCGCGGACGTCGTGGCCGACCTGGCCCTGTCGGCGCTCGCGAGCCCGCTCGTGCAGGACGCGGCGCGCCGGGAGCACTGGGCGGAGACGTTCGTCGCGACGCTCGAACCGGACGGCCGGGTGCTCGAGGGCGTCGTCGACCTGCTCGTGCGGGACGCCGACGGCGCGGTGACGATCGTCGACTACAAGACCGACGCCGTTCCGGAGGCCGCGCTCGGCGTGCGCACGGAGTTCTACGCGCCGCAGCTGCGCGCGTACGCCCGGGCCCTGCGGGACGCGGGCGCCGACGTGCGACGCGCGGTGCTCCTGTTCCTCGCGCCCGACGGCGCGGTGGAACGCGAGGTGACGCTCGGGTTGTGA
- a CDS encoding maleylpyruvate isomerase N-terminal domain-containing protein, which translates to MTPDDVRDASRWLAEAIRSRPDADLSVPAGPVDWSCRQTLDHVLDDLLAYALQLGGAGTAWAQRDYLPLVAADGGFDVMRVDPGVGVDGIADTLVAAGAVMAAAVAVAPPTARARHPRGLADAAGWAAMAVIETVVHGWDVLNGLDGAPPALPENLAAGVLARLFPDVAPPAPGEAGATLVWATGRGELPGQARRTSWNWDANVR; encoded by the coding sequence ATGACACCCGACGACGTGCGCGACGCCTCCCGCTGGCTCGCCGAGGCGATCCGCTCCCGTCCCGACGCCGACCTGTCCGTGCCCGCCGGCCCGGTGGACTGGTCGTGCCGGCAGACTCTCGACCACGTCCTCGACGACCTCCTCGCGTACGCGCTCCAGCTCGGAGGCGCAGGGACGGCGTGGGCGCAGCGCGACTACCTGCCGCTCGTCGCCGCTGACGGCGGCTTCGACGTCATGCGCGTCGACCCCGGCGTGGGGGTCGACGGCATCGCGGACACGCTCGTCGCTGCCGGGGCGGTCATGGCCGCGGCGGTCGCCGTCGCGCCCCCGACGGCGCGGGCCCGGCACCCGCGCGGGCTCGCCGACGCCGCGGGCTGGGCCGCCATGGCCGTGATCGAGACGGTCGTCCACGGCTGGGACGTGCTCAACGGTCTGGACGGGGCCCCACCGGCTCTGCCCGAGAACCTGGCCGCCGGGGTGCTCGCCCGCCTGTTCCCGGACGTCGCGCCGCCCGCTCCTGGAGAGGCCGGTGCGACGCTGGTGTGGGCCACCGGACGGGGCGAGCTGCCCGGTCAGGCGCGCCGGACGTCGTGGAACTGGGACGCGAACGTGAGGTGA
- a CDS encoding PD-(D/E)XK nuclease family protein translates to MGSVRVTTAASGRPALDALRDAVREAKAGDPLAAVTVVVPDNLTGVVARRALAAGLDGDDARRTPGVAGLVLTTLPRLAETLVAAHLHPRVPATRTVVAAHWRAILREEPGRFGRVAEHPATVRALVRAHTELRDAGDEGLDAIAASGLLAADLVRLHRTVAARLATRWYDETDLLRAAAARLRGTHGDLPATGGNAVVVHVPGRLAHAERELLAALADARPLHAVVALTGVRRADEEVVRGLAEAGVEVPQERADDGARLGPAPPVATYVRHASDADDEVRLVARELVATLETVPAHRAAVLYAGASPYARLLHERLETVGIRVNGPGVRGVAERAITRSFLALLRLPQARFARADVFRALADAPVRTSDGSPVPVARWEQVSRLAAVVEGTDWDARLRDWAARQHRVAETERAADDPRPAVLEAADRDVETAEAMRREIGALIADVTRGTELRTWRELAAWALDLLAARYGESDDLRRLPPEEQYAAAALTSALRGLEVLDDVDPVADLSTAVEAIELELERAVPRVGRFGEGVYVGPLGEVAGLDADVVFVVGLAEDAYPGRLRADALLGADARAATDRLAPARTWIDDRHRALLGAFAAAPRVVATFPRGDLRRSTERLPTRWLLPTLRALASDRDLAVTDWDTIRSPHLTGSPSFATELTTTPLPADEQEWRVRAASAGALVPDAVVDAARDLLAGRRGPGLSRYDGDLSASAGLPDHATGTPVVSPTSLESFAECPHAWFVQRLLRVQPLELPEETVTISPLEIGTLVHACLDRLVRTSEALPANGAPWSAADRARLAEIFDTKAREAARRGATGHARLWEVEREALLRDLGRMLDDDDAWRASRGATVLASELTFGTDGAEPVRVAVPGGAVALRGSADKVDRAGDGTLIVTDVKTGSTRRYEEIEDDPVAHGTRLQLPVYAHAARAAFGAGSAGRAEALYWFVRKNAGRRIAVTLDADLEARFATTLGTLTASISRGWFPAIAPDKPDFAWVQCPYCNPDGLGHSETRERWERQRRDPRLAPLVALVDPAALAEPGEGSP, encoded by the coding sequence GTGGGGAGCGTGCGGGTGACGACGGCGGCGTCCGGCCGTCCCGCCCTCGACGCGCTCCGGGACGCGGTGCGCGAGGCGAAGGCGGGCGACCCGCTCGCCGCGGTCACCGTGGTCGTCCCGGACAACCTCACCGGCGTCGTCGCGCGTCGCGCGCTCGCCGCAGGGCTCGACGGCGACGACGCCCGGCGCACCCCCGGCGTCGCCGGCCTCGTGCTCACCACCCTGCCGCGCCTCGCAGAGACGCTCGTCGCGGCCCACCTGCATCCCCGGGTCCCGGCCACCCGCACCGTCGTCGCCGCGCACTGGCGCGCGATCCTCCGGGAGGAGCCCGGGCGGTTCGGCCGGGTGGCCGAGCATCCGGCCACGGTCCGCGCCCTCGTGCGGGCGCACACCGAGCTGCGCGACGCCGGCGACGAGGGGCTGGACGCCATCGCGGCGAGCGGCCTCCTGGCGGCCGACCTCGTCCGCCTGCACCGCACCGTCGCCGCGCGCCTCGCCACGCGCTGGTACGACGAGACCGACCTGCTCCGGGCCGCGGCCGCCCGGCTGCGCGGGACGCACGGCGACCTGCCCGCCACGGGCGGGAACGCCGTCGTCGTCCACGTGCCCGGGCGCCTCGCCCACGCCGAACGCGAGCTGCTCGCCGCGCTCGCCGACGCGCGGCCGCTGCACGCGGTCGTCGCGCTCACCGGTGTGCGGCGCGCGGACGAGGAGGTGGTGCGCGGCCTGGCCGAGGCCGGCGTGGAGGTGCCGCAGGAGCGGGCCGACGACGGCGCCCGGCTCGGTCCTGCGCCGCCCGTCGCCACGTACGTGCGGCACGCCTCCGACGCCGACGACGAGGTGCGGCTGGTCGCACGCGAGCTCGTCGCCACCCTGGAGACGGTGCCGGCGCACCGCGCGGCCGTCCTCTACGCCGGCGCGTCGCCGTACGCGCGACTGCTGCACGAGCGCCTCGAGACGGTCGGGATCCGCGTCAACGGGCCCGGCGTCCGAGGAGTGGCGGAGCGGGCGATCACCCGGTCGTTCCTCGCACTGCTGCGGCTGCCCCAGGCGCGCTTCGCCCGCGCCGACGTGTTCCGGGCGCTCGCCGACGCACCCGTGCGCACGAGCGACGGCTCGCCGGTGCCCGTCGCGCGCTGGGAGCAGGTGTCGCGGCTCGCGGCGGTCGTCGAGGGCACGGACTGGGACGCCAGGCTGCGGGACTGGGCGGCGCGGCAGCACCGGGTGGCCGAGACGGAGCGCGCGGCGGACGACCCCCGCCCCGCCGTGCTCGAGGCCGCGGACCGCGACGTCGAGACGGCCGAGGCGATGCGGCGCGAGATCGGTGCCCTGATCGCCGACGTGACCCGGGGGACGGAGCTTCGCACGTGGCGCGAGCTCGCGGCCTGGGCGCTCGACCTGCTCGCGGCGAGGTACGGCGAGTCGGACGACCTGCGCCGTCTGCCGCCCGAGGAGCAGTACGCGGCGGCGGCACTGACCTCCGCCCTGCGCGGGCTCGAGGTGCTCGACGACGTCGACCCCGTGGCCGATCTCTCCACGGCCGTGGAGGCGATCGAGCTCGAGCTGGAACGCGCCGTGCCACGCGTCGGGCGGTTCGGCGAGGGCGTGTACGTCGGCCCGCTCGGCGAGGTGGCGGGACTGGACGCGGACGTCGTCTTCGTCGTCGGGCTGGCGGAGGACGCCTATCCTGGGCGGCTGCGTGCCGACGCCCTGCTCGGCGCGGACGCGCGAGCCGCGACGGACCGGCTGGCCCCGGCGCGCACGTGGATCGACGACCGGCACCGCGCGCTCCTGGGCGCGTTCGCCGCGGCGCCGCGCGTCGTCGCGACGTTCCCGCGGGGCGACCTGCGGCGCAGCACGGAGCGCCTGCCCACGCGATGGCTGCTGCCAACGCTCCGCGCGCTCGCGAGCGACCGCGACCTCGCGGTCACGGACTGGGACACGATCCGCTCGCCGCACCTGACCGGCTCCCCGTCGTTCGCCACCGAGCTGACGACGACACCGCTGCCCGCCGACGAGCAGGAGTGGCGCGTGCGCGCGGCGAGCGCGGGCGCCCTGGTGCCCGACGCCGTCGTCGACGCCGCCCGGGACCTGCTGGCGGGGCGACGCGGGCCGGGCCTCAGCCGCTACGACGGCGACCTGTCCGCCTCCGCCGGGCTCCCGGACCACGCCACGGGCACGCCCGTGGTCTCGCCCACGTCGCTCGAGTCGTTCGCGGAGTGCCCCCACGCGTGGTTCGTGCAGCGGCTGCTCCGCGTGCAGCCGCTCGAGCTGCCGGAGGAGACGGTGACGATCTCCCCGCTCGAGATCGGCACGCTCGTGCACGCCTGTCTGGACCGCCTGGTGCGCACGTCGGAGGCGCTGCCGGCCAATGGCGCGCCCTGGTCGGCCGCGGACCGCGCCCGCCTCGCGGAGATCTTCGACACAAAGGCCCGCGAGGCGGCGCGGCGCGGCGCGACCGGCCACGCACGGCTGTGGGAGGTGGAGCGCGAGGCGCTGCTGCGCGACCTGGGGCGCATGCTGGACGACGACGACGCGTGGCGCGCGTCGCGCGGAGCCACCGTGCTCGCGAGCGAGCTGACGTTCGGCACGGACGGCGCCGAGCCGGTGCGCGTCGCGGTGCCGGGCGGCGCCGTCGCCCTGCGCGGCAGCGCGGACAAGGTGGACCGCGCGGGGGACGGCACGCTGATCGTCACCGACGTCAAGACCGGCAGCACGCGCCGCTACGAGGAGATCGAGGACGACCCGGTGGCGCACGGCACGCGCCTCCAGCTGCCTGTGTACGCGCACGCGGCCCGCGCGGCGTTCGGCGCCGGAAGCGCGGGTCGTGCGGAGGCCCTGTACTGGTTCGTGCGGAAGAACGCGGGCCGGCGCATCGCCGTGACTCTCGACGCCGACCTCGAGGCCCGTTTCGCGACGACCCTGGGCACACTCACCGCGTCCATCTCGCGCGGGTGGTTCCCCGCGATCGCGCCCGACAAGCCGGACTTCGCGTGGGTGCAGTGCCCCTACTGCAACCCGGACGGGCTCGGTCACTCCGAGACGCGCGAGCGGTGGGAACGGCAGCGCCGCGACCCCCGGCTCGCGCCCCTCGTGGCCCTCGTCGACCCCGCCGCCCTCGCCGAGCCGGGGGAGGGGAGCCCATGA
- the leuC gene encoding 3-isopropylmalate dehydratase large subunit yields MSGTLAEKVWQAHVVRQGTDGAPDLLYIDLHLVHEVTSPQAFEGLRLAGRGVRRPDLTIATEDHNTPTLDIDLPIADATSRTQIETLRANAKEFGVRIHSLGDADQGIVHQVGPQLGLTMPGLTVVCGDSHTSTHGAFGALAFGIGTSEVEHVLATQTLPLAPFKTMAITVDGELPPGTTSKDIILAIIAKIGTGGGQGYVLEYRGEAIRALSMEARMTICNMSIEAGARAGMIAPDETTFDYLKGRPHAPEGADWDAAVEYWRTLRSDDDAVFDAEVVLAAADLEPFVTWGTNPGQGLPLSASVPIPENIGEDNERTTAERAIEYMGLTPGMPLRDIPVDTVFIGSCTNGRIEDLRSVAKVVQGRHKADGVRVLVVPASARVRLQAEAEGLDRIFLDFGAEWRNAGCSMCLGMNPDQLAPGERAASTSNRNFEGRQGKGGRTHLVSPLVAAATAIRGTLSSVADLDLDDDVDLTTFDGSPLAPLDPRVPVQV; encoded by the coding sequence ATGTCCGGCACGTTGGCGGAGAAGGTCTGGCAGGCGCATGTCGTGCGCCAGGGCACGGACGGCGCCCCGGACCTGTTGTACATCGACCTGCACCTCGTGCACGAGGTCACCAGCCCGCAGGCGTTCGAGGGTCTGCGGCTCGCCGGCCGCGGCGTCCGCCGTCCTGATCTCACGATCGCCACCGAGGACCACAACACCCCGACCCTCGACATCGACCTGCCGATCGCCGACGCGACGAGCCGCACCCAGATCGAGACACTGCGCGCCAACGCGAAGGAGTTCGGCGTCCGCATCCACTCGCTCGGCGACGCCGACCAGGGGATCGTCCACCAGGTCGGGCCGCAGCTCGGCCTGACGATGCCCGGCCTCACCGTCGTGTGCGGCGACTCCCACACGTCGACGCACGGCGCCTTCGGGGCGCTGGCGTTCGGGATCGGGACGTCCGAGGTCGAGCACGTGCTGGCCACGCAGACGCTGCCGCTCGCCCCGTTCAAGACGATGGCGATCACCGTCGACGGCGAGCTCCCGCCGGGCACGACGAGCAAGGACATCATCCTCGCGATCATCGCGAAGATCGGCACCGGCGGCGGTCAGGGCTACGTGCTCGAGTACCGCGGCGAGGCCATCCGTGCGCTCTCGATGGAGGCGCGCATGACGATCTGCAACATGTCGATCGAGGCGGGCGCGCGCGCCGGCATGATCGCGCCGGACGAGACGACGTTCGACTACCTGAAGGGACGCCCGCACGCGCCGGAGGGCGCGGACTGGGACGCCGCCGTCGAGTACTGGCGGACGCTGCGGTCCGACGACGACGCGGTCTTCGACGCGGAGGTCGTGCTCGCCGCGGCCGACCTCGAGCCGTTCGTCACGTGGGGCACGAACCCGGGCCAGGGCCTGCCGCTGTCGGCGAGCGTGCCGATCCCGGAGAACATCGGTGAGGACAACGAGCGCACCACCGCGGAGCGCGCGATCGAGTACATGGGCCTGACGCCGGGGATGCCGCTGCGCGACATCCCGGTGGACACCGTGTTCATCGGCTCGTGCACGAACGGCCGGATCGAGGACCTGCGGTCGGTCGCGAAGGTGGTGCAGGGACGGCACAAGGCGGACGGCGTCCGCGTCCTGGTCGTCCCGGCCTCGGCTCGTGTCCGGCTCCAGGCGGAGGCCGAGGGGCTCGACCGCATCTTCCTCGACTTCGGTGCCGAGTGGCGCAACGCGGGATGCTCGATGTGCCTCGGGATGAACCCGGACCAGCTCGCCCCGGGAGAGCGGGCGGCGTCGACCTCGAACCGCAACTTCGAGGGCCGCCAGGGCAAGGGCGGCCGCACGCACCTCGTCTCGCCGCTCGTCGCTGCGGCGACGGCGATCCGCGGCACGCTGTCGAGCGTCGCGGATCTCGACCTCGACGACGACGTCGACCTCACCACGTTCGACGGGTCGCCCCTGGCGCCGCTGGACCCGCGGGTCCCGGTGCAGGTCTGA
- the leuD gene encoding 3-isopropylmalate dehydratase small subunit, whose translation MEKFTTHTGVGVPLRRSNVDTDQIIPAVYLKRVTRTGFEDALFAAWRGNETFVLNQPAYTHGSVLVAGPDFGTGSSREHAVWALKDYGFRVVIASRFADIFRGNSGKQGLLAAQVAQDDVELIWKVLENSPGTEVTVDLAAKQVTVADIVAPFQIDDYTRWRLLEGLDDIGLTLQHADEITAFEATREPWRPLTLPAKHLPAVPITAARPVA comes from the coding sequence ATGGAGAAGTTCACGACGCACACGGGTGTCGGTGTGCCGCTGCGGCGCAGCAACGTCGACACCGACCAGATCATCCCCGCCGTCTACCTCAAGCGGGTGACCCGGACCGGGTTCGAGGACGCGCTGTTCGCGGCGTGGCGCGGCAACGAGACGTTCGTCCTCAACCAGCCCGCCTACACGCACGGGTCGGTGCTCGTCGCGGGCCCGGACTTCGGCACCGGGTCCTCCCGCGAGCACGCCGTCTGGGCGCTCAAGGACTACGGGTTCCGCGTGGTGATCGCGTCCCGGTTCGCCGACATCTTCCGCGGCAACTCGGGCAAGCAGGGGCTGCTCGCGGCGCAGGTCGCGCAGGACGACGTCGAGCTCATCTGGAAGGTGCTCGAGAACTCCCCGGGCACCGAGGTGACCGTCGACCTCGCCGCCAAGCAGGTCACGGTCGCCGACATCGTCGCCCCGTTCCAGATCGACGACTACACGCGGTGGCGCCTCCTGGAGGGCCTCGACGACATCGGCCTAACCCTCCAGCACGCCGACGAGATCACGGCGTTCGAGGCCACGCGTGAGCCGTGGCGTCCGCTGACGCTGCCCGCGAAGCACCTGCCCGCGGTGCCGATCACGGCGGCGCGCCCCGTCGCCTGA
- a CDS encoding IclR family transcriptional regulator, translating to MDNSSGVGVLDKAAVVLGALEAGPATLAQLVSATHLARPTAHRLAVALEHHRLVARDLQGRFVLGPRLAELASAAGEDRLLAAAGPVLAAVRDHTGESAQLYRRQGDQRICVAAAERPMGLRDSIPVGATLTMQAGSAAQILLAWEEPDRLHRGLHGAKFTATILSGVRRRAWAQSVSEREAGVASVSAPVRGPSGRVVAAVSVSGPVERMTRQPGRLHAAAVVSAANRLTEVLRRTEEG from the coding sequence ATGGACAACTCTAGCGGAGTCGGGGTCCTGGACAAGGCGGCCGTCGTGCTCGGCGCGCTCGAGGCCGGACCCGCCACGCTCGCGCAGCTCGTGAGCGCCACCCACCTCGCCCGCCCGACGGCGCACCGGCTCGCCGTCGCCCTCGAGCATCACCGGCTCGTCGCCCGCGACCTCCAGGGCCGGTTCGTGCTGGGCCCGCGGCTCGCGGAGCTGGCCTCCGCCGCCGGCGAGGACCGCCTCCTGGCCGCTGCTGGGCCGGTGCTCGCTGCCGTCCGCGACCACACGGGCGAGAGCGCGCAGCTCTACCGCCGGCAGGGCGACCAGCGCATCTGCGTCGCAGCGGCCGAGCGGCCGATGGGCCTGCGGGACTCGATCCCGGTCGGCGCGACGCTCACCATGCAGGCCGGGTCCGCCGCGCAGATCCTCCTCGCCTGGGAGGAGCCCGACCGGCTGCACCGGGGCCTCCACGGCGCGAAGTTCACCGCCACCATCCTCTCCGGCGTCCGCCGCCGGGCCTGGGCGCAGAGCGTGAGCGAGCGCGAGGCCGGCGTGGCGTCGGTGTCGGCGCCGGTGCGCGGCCCGTCGGGGCGCGTCGTCGCCGCCGTGTCAGTGTCCGGTCCGGTGGAGCGCATGACGCGGCAGCCCGGACGGCTGCACGCCGCCGCCGTCGTCAGCGCCGCCAACCGGCTCACCGAGGTGCTGCGCCGGACCGAGGAGGGCTGA
- a CDS encoding GNAT family N-acetyltransferase, with amino-acid sequence MTLTTTAQLLAAYDDQLRGDAAEALSAASVTWLGPLRLATYTGGRGFVTYPDLGGADEAGVAVLVADALAHYVADARITRVEWKTRGHDHAPGLHDVLLANGFVMDEPESIMIGEARHLAVDTPLPDGVTLRRVSREADVRAMCEAADVAFGTHMAADMTAAMLRRLTIDPTTELWVAEHGGTVVSTGRLEPVAGTEFAGIWGGSTLPEWRGQGIYRALTAARARSALAAGKTLINSDSTEYSRPILERSGFVKVSTTTPYEWRRGPRASGE; translated from the coding sequence GTGACCCTCACCACGACCGCCCAGCTTCTCGCCGCCTACGACGACCAGCTCCGCGGCGACGCCGCCGAGGCGCTCAGCGCCGCCTCCGTGACCTGGCTCGGGCCTCTGCGGCTCGCCACCTACACCGGCGGGCGCGGGTTCGTCACCTACCCGGACCTGGGCGGGGCCGACGAGGCCGGCGTCGCGGTGCTCGTCGCCGATGCTCTGGCTCACTACGTGGCGGATGCCCGGATCACGCGCGTCGAGTGGAAGACCCGGGGCCACGACCACGCCCCCGGGCTGCACGACGTGCTCCTGGCGAACGGGTTCGTCATGGACGAGCCGGAATCGATCATGATCGGGGAGGCGCGCCACCTCGCCGTCGACACGCCCCTTCCCGACGGCGTCACGCTGCGCCGTGTCAGTCGGGAGGCCGACGTGCGGGCCATGTGCGAGGCGGCCGACGTCGCGTTCGGCACGCACATGGCCGCGGACATGACCGCCGCGATGCTGCGTCGGCTCACGATCGACCCCACGACGGAGCTCTGGGTGGCCGAGCACGGCGGGACGGTCGTGAGCACCGGGCGGCTGGAGCCGGTCGCCGGCACGGAGTTCGCCGGCATCTGGGGCGGTTCGACCCTGCCCGAGTGGCGCGGCCAGGGCATCTACCGGGCGTTGACGGCGGCCCGGGCGCGGTCGGCGCTCGCCGCGGGCAAGACCCTCATCAACAGCGACTCGACGGAGTACTCGCGGCCCATCCTCGAACGTTCCGGGTTCGTCAAGGTGTCGACGACGACGCCGTACGAGTGGCGCAGGGGACCCCGCGCCTCCGGTGAATGA